CCCACCTTGTGTCTTTAGTCAAAGTTCTAGGACCAGCTGCAGACTGGCAATATTAAGGTTGGATCTTTATTTTCTTCACCTCGTGTGGATATTCAAAGTTCTAACCATTTTAAGCCGTGTAGCCACAGCTAAACTTTTTTGGTCTTAGCGTTTCAACCATTTGTAACGTTTAGCTCACGCTTCACGTCTGCTGGTCTGAATATGTTAATTCTTAATgagtccttttaagcactctTCTGTCCGCATTCGGTGTGTGGCTTAGTTAATGTGCAAATTACATGAAAAACATTATCTCATTAGAAAACcaaaatcacattcctatcttaacAAAAATAGTTGAATTGTTCTTTATATTGCTATCATCAGCcatttgccaagctgatctgagtGAGGCCTTGGATCCTCGACCAGGAGAGTCATGAAAAATGTTTGCTAAGTACAATGTAGTAACTACTTTTTGCACAGGATTTAGCTAAGTAAAATTAAGTGTATCTTGTGGGGAACTTATTTGTAATGAGTGTGTACTTATACAGTACATTACCCATGCTGACAACCTTATCCTATTTCTTACGTTTCTAAAATCAGTAGCGGTGGgtgggtaaaatcactgtggAAACCAAGCCAGGTAATTACAGCCTATGTGTtatgataattgcgttgtttgctctataacctgttagttcatactgtatgccttgacactgtgatgtataggcctaaggccgagacaataggAAGACACAGTGGCAGTAATTTGaccgtgaaggcctgattcacacagtctcctctgaacagttgatgttgagatgtgtctgttacttgaactctgtgaagcatttatttgggctgcaatttctgaggctggtaactctaattaacttatcctctgcagcagaggtaactcttggtcttcctttcctgtggtggtcctcatgagagccagttttatcatagcacttgatggtttttgcaactgcacttgaagaaactttcaaagttcttgaaatgttccgtattgactgacctccatgtcttaaagtaatgatggactgttgtttctctctgcttatttgagctgttcttgccattaaatggtattttaccaaatagggctatcttctaaattccacccctaccttgtcacaacacaactgattggctcaaacatattaagaaggaaagaaatttcacaaatgaacttttaacaaggcacacctgtttattgaaatgcaaagggtggcttctttgaagaatctcgaatataaaatgtatttgacatgtgttatttcatagttttgatgacttgactattattcttcaatgtagaaagtagtacaACATTCAATAAaaccttgaatgaggaggtgtggccaaagttttgactggtgttgtatatttttgacaacttttactttaaccCCACAATCTGCCCATAGTAAGCTGTTTCTCCCTGTggctagggtgggtcatctaggtgtttgtatgtctatgttggcctgatatggttcccaatcagagacagctgtttatcattgtctctgattggggatcatatttaggtagccatttccccattgttagttgtgggatcttgtctatgtttagttgcctgtctgcactagttGTATAGCTTTACGTTTCATTCGTTgttctttatttgttttgttcagtgagtttctctttattaaaagtatgtggaactctatgcacgctgcgccttggtctcatcattacgACGATCGTCACACCACTACAGTTCTAAAGAAAATGATTTACTTTTTCCTCCATACatgttccctgacacccaaaagtactcattacatttcaaatgcttagcaggacaggaaagtggtcaaattcacacattgtcaagacaacatccctggtcatccctactgcctctgatctggtggactcactaaacatagtTGCTTCGTTAGTAAATTATGTAAATTATGGAATTGTAAATTAGGGAATGGACTCTATCCACATGTTTATTCATCCTTCTGTTTTCTCcaaacaaatgtaaatgttttttgtCTTAATGTTGtaatctgagtgttggagtgtgcccctggctatccatacattttaaaaacaagaaaattgtgtcgTCTGATTTGGTTAATAAGGAATGTGAAAGGATTTGACTTTTGACACTGAAGTattgtatatttaaaaccaaatacatttgaacttttATTCAAGgagtgttttactgggtgacattcagttttacttcagtcattttctactaaggtatcattacttttactcaagtatgacaattgggtactttttccaccacctgCTATCGTTACACTATAATAACAAGTAAGTACCCATCAAGATACACTTCCTTTTAACTAGCAAAATCCTGTGTAACACCTAGTAATTACATTGCACTTATGCAGATATTATATGTACTCTGGTGTACTAGTGTATTTTTTCTCCCACTTAGATCACACTTCCGGAAGCTTGAAAATGAGGGTCAGTTGTCAGGATGGGTAATGtactgtaactgagtcaggttgtgtTTATTTGTCTGTATAGCTCAGGGATGGCCTCGTTGTTGAACTGTGGGTGGTGATGGACTTGTGTCGTGGACTTGTGGTTGTTGGTTTTTCCAAGCAAGACATATACACagagtgtaaaaaacattaggaacacattcataatattgagttggccctcagaacagcctcaatttgttggggcatggactacaaggtgtcgaaagcgtttcacagggatgctagcccatttaaaacccagcagcattgcagttcttgacacaaaccagtgatcctgacacctactaccatacccccctgttcaaaggcacttaaatattttgtcttgcccgtttaccctctgaatggcacacttaaactatccatgtctcaattgtcgaAGAgccttaaaatccttctttaacccgtctcctcctcttcatctacactgaatgaagtggatttttacaagtgacatcaataagggatcatagctttcacctggattcacctggccagtctatgtcatggaaagagcaggaattcctgatgttttgtacactcagtgtatatatgatatgttacagtctggtacagtagagcACGGCATATAGGGTATGAGAGCTGATGCTATGGTCTGGTTTGGCACGGAGACAGACTTGGCAGAACAGGTATACTGTTTCGTTAAAAGTTGTATTAAATAAAGTACATTTGTCCAAGAATACAATCATTGTGCAGTGCTCAAGGTGTGATATGTGTACATCCATTATTTGATCAACTAACTAATCTATGTCCTATtattgtttgttttatttatttttaaaacaccTTTTGTATACAGACAAGAAACTTATGAAATTCCTTTGAAAATAAATACCTCAAAGACAGGTTTTATATCAACAATACTATTATATTATtcctatactgtatatataaacatTAATAAAGATATATAAAAGGATGGCACTCTTCGTAGGGCAGTGTCTCCATCACTGTCCTGACGCATTGATttaaaccttttactgcagtgggctatatcagggtcacacagattgtttcttggtagtcttaaacaaatccacatttgaaacaaaagtatatacttcacacacatggttatgggcttaaaaaagaagacacctgtatcaTGTCAGATATAGTTGAAATGTATATCATTTTGAGTTTGCACCCAAATATTTTACTTTATATTGATGGATTCTGGGTTCTGACTCCTAAAACTTGAAATAGGGTTAATTATCAGGTATCCTATTAAAATATTGAGTGATATGGTCTGGAGAGGGTTTACACCAGAAGttcatggttatctgtaggaggaaggtatatggtgggtgcaattaagcttggaatgtgcTGAGTGCAGGGAAAATGATCACATGTGGCAGCACTGATAAGAGGAGTAAGCACTTTGGGttagaggtcaggtcagatgaagtgaggaagaacaggtatcactaaggttctgtctagcaacagagatgtattggctattcagatgtgtaggaggagactcagcataggataaagggttaaatatcagtgcttgtgtgaatctGTCTTTTGTCTGAAGCAGCTGTATTGACCCAATGGgcgaataaacttggtttaagctttaCTAACCGTCAAGAGAGTTTTACTAGGTTCATTTAGAACCTAACAATATACACCACAGAAgacagaaatataacaaaactgtttcacatagaaacaccggattttcggcaacaacaaaaaaaatatatacattaattaattatgaaattatgaaacatGAATTACATTCCACCCATTAGGCCAGTGGGTAATGTCAATGCAGGAAAGGATTTATGTCTCTTTGGACCAGAGGAAACAGTGCCCCCTACTGGTGCTCCGACACCAGTCGTTCTGGTTACGGTCTCCCATTCTTGGCTCGACCTGGGCCAACCCCGCTTCAGAGGCAAGCCCCTAGAGGGTTTGCAGGGTGGAACAGCTTCCAGTGCCAGACAAATCAAGTGCTAGTGGTAGTATGTGTGGAGAGAGTCTCAATGGAACGTTGATTCTGACGCTGTTGATTTCTGTAGGAGAGAAGAAGGTGTGCTGATTAACCCTTTGAGTTACGTGGTAGAGATACTGTACTTCAAACCATATTTaattcagggaaaatgtatggctCATGTTCCTTAAGCCAATGGCACACATAGAAACAGTAAACagagtttttatatatatatatagtgtacaaaATACTGCTAATATTGAACAACTAAATTCACAAAAATAACTTATAAAGAATAACAGAATTCTGACTAACATAGCTTGTGCAATACAATACATATATAAACTTACACTTTGGTCTGTCCTTTAATCAGTTTTTTGGCAAAGCTCCCATTTGGGTCGAGACAGAGCAAACCTCCGGATTTCAGTGTGACActgattgatagagagagaggcggggggggggagagagaaagaaaaattgTGGGGGAGAGAGATTTTTTTATCAAATTTAATTATTGAATTGatcatttaaatatatatttggaGAGTGTGCATTTCATTTTCTgtaagtacagtacattacatgaCAGTACAGCACTGTATAGTACAATAACTCACATGAGTTCTTCCTTAGAGCAGTGTGAGCGAGGAGGGTAATAGGTCAGTTTCCTGATTAAACTGATATTCACCCcccctgtatgtactgtaggacACCGGCACCGAGGATCTTCTATAGTTCTCCCTGTAGAGAATTAAAGAGAAAGTCAAACAAAACACTTTAGTCTCCCTCCTCATTTATCAACAATTTCCTATACCAGCTTTAGTATGGATTCACTCTGAAACCATGTTACAGCAATCTTGACATTTAAAAGTAATTTCTAAATGAGCAGACATCTGCAACATTTACTGCACAACATTTGCTGATCTCAGCCAAAGAGATAATTtaccttttaaaggcaatgttattGACAATATTATACGGATTGAAACCCGGCCTTGACGTTTTAGTGGCTATTGCAAGAAATTAATAACAcgcactactggtcaaaagtttaagaacacctactcattcaagggtttttctttattttattattttcaacattgtaaaaacacatatggaatcacgtagtaaccaaaaaagtgttaaacaaatctaaatatattttaaatttgagattcttcaaatagtcaccatttgccttgacagctttacacactcttggcattctctcaaccagcttcatgaggtggtcacctggaatggTGTGCCTTAAAAGCTAATTTGTGGAATtcttttccttcttaatgcatttgagccaatcagttgtgaaaaggtagggtgggtgtatacagaagatagccctatttggtaaaagaccaagtatggcaagaagagctcaaagaagcaaagagaaatgacagtccatcattactttaagacgtgaaggtcagtcaatacggaacatttcaagaactttgaaagtttcttcaagtgcagtcgcaagaatcatcaagcactatgatgaaactggctgtcatgaggaccgccacaggaaaggaagacccagagttacctctgctgcagaggataagttcattagagttaccagcctcagaaattgcagcccaaataaatgcttcacagagttccaagttacagacacatctcatcatcaactgttcagaggagactgtgtgaattaggccttcatggtcgaattgctgcaaagaaaacactactcaaggacaccaataataagaagagacttgcttgggccaagaaacacgaccaatggacattagactggtggacatctgtcctttggtctggagtccaaattggagatttttagatccaaccgctgtgtctttgagaGGCttcggtgtgggtgaacggatgatctctgcatgtgtatttcccactgtatagcatggaggaggaagcgttatggtgtgggtgtgcattgctggtgacactgtctgtgatttatttagaatttaatgcactcataaccagcatggctaccacagcattctgcagcgatatgccatcccatctggtttgggatgagtggggctatatttgtttttcaacaggacaatgaccctccaggctgtctaagggctatttgaccaagaaggagagttatggagtgctgcatcagatgaccttgcctccacaatcccccgacctaaaccaaattgagatggtttgggatgagtcggaccgcagagtgaaggaaaagcagccaacaagtgctcagcatatatgggaactccttcaagactgttggaaaagcattccaggtgaagctggttgagagaataccaagagtgtgtaaagctgttatcaaggcaaagggtggctactttgaagaatctcaaatataaagtgcattttgatttgtttaacacttttatggttactacatgattccatatgtattactacatagttttgatgtcttcactattattctacaatgtagaaaatagtacagataaagaaaaacccttgaatgagaaggtgttctgaaacctttgaccggtagtgtagttCACACCCATAGTCCACAATTCTATAGTTAGATATGTTTAATTTTCTACAAAATATTAAAACATAATACTAATTGTCATCAAAAGTTCTACAGACAGATTTTTAAGCAGTTACCTTGTATCATGCAGATGACGTCTGAGCACACCAGAAGAACAATAACAGTCATTGCAGTATTCATGATGATCTTGACTCTGTAGACTGTAGTTGCAGTGTGGCTGTTGTGTCAGAAGGTATACCAGTAAGCCAGCTGCagttttcttctttttcttcttcagtTGCAGTGAATTTCTGAGTTCAACAGTTTTCTTTGCTGAGTTGCTATTCTCGTCTCCAGTTTAGATTCTGTCTGCTGCATCATGGAAAGAGACATATTATATGGTCTGAGCTCTGTGGAAGTGACTCGAGAGACCACATACCAGAGTTGAGGGGAAGCACGCCAAGTCTTGCATCTGGTAACATTAGtgttcacccacccacccacccgcctcccctcttctcccctcccacaTAATGCATGTCTGAACAGCAGCTCTTCTCTGCCAGAAAATTTCACAAAAAACTCACCACTTTTCATTGTTAGAATCCCCTTTTTATGAGACACCTTCCTTCCATCCTGTATGGACACTGAACCAGTGACGTGTGTTGAGGTCTGAGGATGGGAAGGCACTTTCAATTGAGCCCTGTACCGCCTCAGACACTGTGTCAGGTCATGCTAGAACTAAATGCTGAGGAGCTGCCCAGGTGATTTGTCTTGTACCATTTGTGAACTGTACACTCCGACAAGACCAGCCTTAAGTACATGTCATATTTTGAACGGCTCTCGTTTACTGGTGTTGAACTTTTGTGACATTTTTTTGCAGTCAATTAAGTCAAGGAAATGAAGTTCACCAAGGTGGTAAAACCTGGCTCTCATCTGAACATTGATATTGTCCAGTATGTTGTAGTAGATTCACCCCCTCTCTATTCTGATCGGCTGTTTACTATGAGTTTTGCGTTCTGCCATTCCCAGTTCATTGTATTTCGGATCAAATCGCTCATAGAAACTATCCAAGTCTTGCCACTGCCTTTCCAGTAATTTCATTCTGTCGCTGATACAGGTACAGCAGAAACCAATATCCATCACTTCTTCTGCAGAACATGGAAGAGCGGTTTAATTGAAAATGCCTTCATAGGCCATGAGCAAAAAGAACGGTGGCGGCCTCTAGATGGGTTGTTTTCAGCTGTTTGCAATTACAAACTCCTTCTGCAGCTGGATAAAAGCCAGTGTCCCTTTGTTAGGAAAGTGAGCTTCTTGGTATGTATGTGCTGTGTTGGTTGCTGGTCTGGTAAAATTGTTGTAAAGTATTTTGTAGCTGGTCCTGCTGAGGTATGTGTATGCCAAAAGGACTGTTTGTGATTATTGAAATTGTTCACTTTAAGTTAGTaattattctgtttttgttccTGAAGGGGAAGGCACGTTGGgggtgtttaggcaagaggcctgcgggcatacatatacccgtagtatgtactctgtctatgcacactaggtaagatcTGGGCGGACCATCCCCTGTATTTTTGTTAGTGCGCCAGGTGGCGTTAAGAATAAGTAAGTCGTGGATaggtaggtaaggtaggagagggggctctttaacttttactttctttgctttggttctgtcCAGCCCCTTTCCCCCAAATTACCGTGTGAAGGAAGAATACATTCCCTGttctctgcctctgtcatccttacccacacctacagtcacatacctgtTTCACTCCAGGTGGAGTTCAGTGttgcagggtgttgcgttccctcctccaagaggcgtgcgtaacacagTCACACGTCCAGTAGCAATGTTCCAGGGAGTCTAAGTCATTGGTCGTAGTCTGGATGCCAGATGTTTAGCTAACACTCCAAATATTATCAGATGAATAAGAGTAGCAAGGAATGGAATGACAGAGGCTTTAAAGCTCAACAGACTGGTACTACTTAGACTACTTttgctctcgagtggcgcagcggtctaaggcactgcatttcagtgctagaggcatcactacagactccGGTTCGATcccagtctgtatcacaaccggccgtgattgagagtcccaaagggcggtgcacaattggcccagtgtcctacgggttaggtgagggtttggcaaggccatcattgtaaaataagaattcattcttaactgacttgcctagttaaataaaaaaatgtataaaaaattcaGGAGTCATTGAATTTCTTTGAGTTTCAGAGGGATGTTGCAACGCTGTTCTCTACTTCTAAACACTTCTGAACCAGTGTGCTGTAATTTAAATATCTACATTCCACCATGTGGGAAAGAAAAGCCCTGGCATTATTAAATCATGGTTTGTTTAAACACTCCCA
This DNA window, taken from Oncorhynchus tshawytscha isolate Ot180627B linkage group LG10, Otsh_v2.0, whole genome shotgun sequence, encodes the following:
- the LOC112259887 gene encoding interleukin-8, coding for MNTAMTVIVLLVCSDVICMIQGRTIEDPRCRCPTVHTGGVNISLIRKLTYYPPRSHCSKEELIVTLKSGGLLCLDPNGSFAKKLIKGQTKVNQQRQNQRSIETLSTHTTTST